A single Bdellovibrio sp. ArHS DNA region contains:
- the mbhE gene encoding hydrogen gas-evolving membrane-bound hydrogenase subunit E: MTWWILSFFIYAILSRWIMRAPTTIWRGLFVLPFLFTFIEAISSFLNQQWPEHRDGLSDFFACIVMGIGMCVSIYAGAYFSKDDSRRFFPMLFFFTGSMLGILWVDNIYLFFTFWEATALCSFLLIAFHYEDAETRKSARQALIVNMAGGLSLLTALLIFNQVTGSTSMDQIIRHQDTQLQNSSLLIWLIVFAAITKSAQFPFHFWLPNAMKAPTPASCFLHSATMVKLGAVLLARFSPLFQEATLWIVLLVTIGGITSLGALIISLFKTDLKQLFAWTTVSALGSIFILLGIPHEYSWKSFVSYIFAHSCYKASLFLCVGNIDKQIGTRSLYSITNLMRRMPITSLAMVLSLGSMIGLPFTLGFLGKEYLLTSALQLKGENSLLLAVLVCTGALSIVVAYRLLKLILKKDPRPNRGLREAKFSMWAPALGLAMAGWISNFFLKDFNDYFLKPIVSSILLKRTDLELQAWTGFNMGLVLSISSFLLAGFISYFFMKRLSHIEIWLRFDQQRKEKNEVLPVLASWVTAIFQNGKLSSYLLWLFFPIGIWLFWMALNLGAPWGFNGLDISSGPELLAVALLLAGLLAILRSPQALVQVMGLGLVGYGVGLLFLLSEAPDLAMTQMTVETVSLVILIYFIMPLRSRSVPFTTGYQSLRLLFTGLSFVSMLWLVSVLENGKVPSLVSPYFTENALPLGKGLNIVNIILVDFRALDTMGEITVLSIVALGCVFLFRRQKKSPSRFHFSPLIQTSTTFFIFLFALVSLFLLLRGHNNPGGGFVGGLILSIALIFHALVFGEESTATFLRGSCQRWIVGGLLLSFFSGLTPVIAKSLPPLTGLWWPGTLPLGLPLIFDVGVYCVIVGVMTAIVFNINGRTSS, translated from the coding sequence ATGACTTGGTGGATCCTCTCTTTTTTCATCTATGCAATTCTTTCCCGCTGGATTATGCGCGCCCCGACCACAATCTGGAGAGGCCTTTTCGTTCTGCCGTTCCTTTTCACTTTCATCGAGGCGATCAGTTCTTTCTTAAATCAACAATGGCCCGAACATCGCGATGGTTTGAGCGACTTCTTCGCCTGCATCGTGATGGGCATTGGGATGTGCGTCAGTATTTATGCCGGAGCTTACTTTTCCAAGGATGATTCGAGAAGATTTTTTCCCATGCTTTTCTTCTTTACCGGAAGCATGTTGGGAATCTTATGGGTGGACAATATTTATCTGTTCTTTACTTTTTGGGAGGCCACCGCCCTTTGTTCCTTCCTTTTGATCGCTTTTCACTACGAGGACGCAGAGACCCGGAAGAGCGCACGTCAAGCCCTGATCGTGAATATGGCAGGCGGACTGTCACTTCTAACCGCTCTTCTTATTTTCAATCAGGTGACTGGAAGCACGTCCATGGATCAAATCATTCGTCATCAAGACACGCAACTCCAGAATAGTTCATTATTGATCTGGCTGATCGTGTTTGCGGCCATCACCAAGTCGGCCCAGTTTCCGTTTCATTTTTGGCTTCCCAACGCCATGAAAGCCCCCACCCCAGCGAGTTGCTTTTTACATTCGGCCACCATGGTAAAGCTGGGCGCCGTTTTGCTCGCGCGGTTTTCACCGCTGTTTCAGGAAGCCACTTTATGGATTGTTTTACTGGTCACCATCGGCGGCATCACCTCTTTGGGAGCCCTGATTATTTCGCTATTTAAAACGGACCTTAAACAACTTTTCGCCTGGACGACCGTGAGTGCACTCGGGTCTATATTTATTCTTCTGGGAATTCCGCATGAGTACTCGTGGAAATCTTTTGTGTCCTACATCTTTGCCCATAGCTGTTACAAAGCCAGTTTGTTTCTTTGCGTGGGTAACATCGATAAACAGATCGGCACTCGCAGTCTTTATAGCATCACTAATCTGATGCGGCGAATGCCCATCACCTCCTTGGCGATGGTTTTGTCATTAGGCTCGATGATAGGACTGCCCTTTACATTGGGTTTTCTGGGAAAAGAGTATTTGCTGACATCCGCTCTTCAGCTTAAAGGCGAAAACTCTTTGCTGTTAGCTGTGTTGGTCTGCACTGGGGCCCTTTCTATCGTGGTGGCCTATCGACTTTTAAAATTAATTCTGAAAAAGGATCCCCGTCCCAACAGAGGTTTGCGCGAGGCCAAATTTTCTATGTGGGCACCCGCTCTCGGCCTGGCGATGGCGGGATGGATTTCAAATTTTTTTCTAAAAGATTTTAATGACTATTTCTTGAAACCCATTGTGTCCTCTATTTTGCTAAAAAGAACCGATCTGGAACTTCAGGCTTGGACCGGTTTCAATATGGGCCTGGTCCTAAGTATCAGCTCGTTCTTATTGGCGGGATTCATTTCCTACTTTTTTATGAAACGTCTTTCACATATCGAAATCTGGCTGCGTTTTGATCAACAAAGAAAAGAAAAAAATGAAGTCTTACCCGTTCTGGCCAGTTGGGTGACGGCGATTTTCCAAAATGGAAAACTGAGCAGCTATCTGTTGTGGTTGTTTTTTCCCATTGGGATTTGGCTATTCTGGATGGCCCTGAATTTGGGAGCACCGTGGGGCTTTAACGGCCTCGATATTTCTTCGGGACCAGAACTTCTTGCGGTCGCCCTTCTTCTGGCAGGTTTGCTGGCAATTTTAAGAAGCCCGCAGGCTCTGGTACAGGTCATGGGATTGGGGTTGGTCGGATACGGAGTGGGACTTTTATTTCTTCTTTCAGAGGCCCCGGACCTGGCAATGACACAGATGACAGTCGAAACGGTGTCGCTGGTGATTTTAATCTATTTCATCATGCCGTTAAGATCGCGGTCAGTTCCTTTTACTACAGGATATCAAAGCCTAAGACTTTTGTTTACGGGTTTGTCTTTTGTGAGCATGCTTTGGCTGGTTTCAGTTCTGGAGAACGGCAAAGTGCCCTCGTTGGTATCACCATACTTTACGGAAAATGCCCTGCCCTTGGGCAAAGGTTTAAACATCGTTAACATCATCCTGGTCGACTTTAGGGCGCTGGATACCATGGGTGAAATTACCGTCTTAAGCATTGTTGCTTTGGGCTGTGTTTTTCTTTTTAGACGGCAGAAAAAATCCCCAAGTCGCTTTCACTTTTCACCGCTCATCCAGACATCGACCACATTTTTCATATTTCTTTTTGCGCTGGTTTCTTTATTTCTTCTACTGCGCGGTCATAACAACCCCGGCGGAGGTTTTGTCGGGGGTCTCATTCTGTCGATAGCTCTGATATTTCATGCTCTTGTTTTCGGTGAAGAATCCACGGCGACATTTCTTAGAGGCTCTTGCCAAAGATGGATTGTGGGCGGCTTACTTTTAAGCTTTTTCTCAGGCCTCACCCCGGTCATTGCGAAATCCCTGCCTCCGTTGACGGGCCTTTGGTGGCCAGGAACTCTTCCACTAGGTCTTCCGCTCATTTTTGATGTCGGGGTTTACTGCGTGATTGTCGGAGTCATGACCGCGATTGTTTTTAATATCAATGGAAGGACGTCATCGTGA
- a CDS encoding proton-conducting transporter membrane subunit, with amino-acid sequence MITVLPVTISFLMALSTLLLGNALKAQRLLSFAGSFINLCVSISILWSVWSTGPIQLAFGNWSPPFGIVFRVDLFSAALIVVSSLIYLCGVLVSIAYCNLRVESRGYYPLFHFLMLGILGAFSTGDLFNLYVWFEILLMSSFFLATLLKSPNARYGGFKYAVLSVISSFLFLGAVALIYSATGTLNIEQLTKMPTPFSATFTVGLGLLSFAFMIKAGLFPFYFWLPASYPYTVTPMAAVFSGLLTKVGLYGLVRLLAPHLPVIDTSLTFLIQAVALISMLLGALGAISQGNMKSILSFHIISQVGYIALALALGTSLGLAACIYYLLHHMVVKTNLFFIVSYIEAREKNNQISRIGGLLQSDPLLALMFAIPALSLAGIPPLSGFWAKVFTLKALLEAKEVLGVLFSLSVSLLTMMSMLKIWLGVFFKPSPHFSQYPKPRSWKYFVVPLLILNFWTVLMGLYANEVFVVAQSIAAELHPERKNPL; translated from the coding sequence ATGATAACGGTTCTTCCGGTAACGATTTCATTTCTCATGGCTTTAAGCACCCTGCTTTTGGGAAATGCCCTGAAGGCACAAAGACTGCTATCGTTCGCAGGTTCATTTATCAATCTCTGCGTCAGCATATCTATTCTTTGGAGTGTCTGGTCAACGGGACCAATACAACTGGCTTTTGGTAACTGGAGCCCGCCGTTTGGTATCGTCTTCAGAGTGGATCTATTCAGTGCCGCCCTGATCGTGGTTTCTTCATTAATTTACTTGTGCGGCGTTCTCGTCTCGATCGCCTATTGCAATCTGCGCGTTGAGAGCCGCGGATACTATCCGCTATTTCACTTTCTTATGTTGGGGATTCTGGGGGCATTCTCAACAGGAGATCTTTTTAATTTGTATGTCTGGTTTGAGATTCTTTTGATGTCTTCATTTTTTTTGGCGACGCTGCTGAAGTCCCCAAATGCCCGGTATGGTGGGTTCAAGTATGCTGTGCTGAGCGTGATTTCATCGTTCTTGTTTCTGGGAGCTGTCGCCCTTATCTATAGTGCTACAGGTACTTTAAATATTGAGCAATTAACGAAGATGCCGACACCATTTTCTGCTACATTCACTGTGGGGCTAGGCCTTTTGAGTTTTGCCTTTATGATTAAGGCGGGGCTTTTTCCGTTTTATTTTTGGCTTCCCGCCTCTTACCCCTACACGGTGACGCCAATGGCTGCGGTGTTTTCAGGACTCCTGACGAAGGTGGGATTGTACGGACTGGTCCGTCTTTTAGCTCCGCATCTTCCCGTCATCGACACCTCTTTAACATTTTTAATCCAAGCGGTAGCGTTGATCTCGATGCTTCTGGGGGCATTGGGCGCGATCTCTCAGGGTAATATGAAGAGCATCCTTTCCTTTCACATTATCTCTCAGGTGGGCTACATCGCCTTAGCCTTGGCTCTGGGGACCTCTTTAGGTTTGGCGGCCTGCATTTACTATCTTTTGCATCATATGGTTGTGAAGACCAATTTGTTTTTTATCGTCTCATATATTGAAGCGCGCGAGAAAAACAATCAGATTTCAAGAATAGGCGGTCTGTTACAAAGCGATCCCCTTTTAGCTCTCATGTTTGCCATTCCTGCACTTTCCTTGGCGGGCATTCCACCACTTTCGGGATTTTGGGCGAAAGTCTTCACCCTCAAAGCTCTTCTTGAAGCAAAAGAAGTCCTGGGCGTTCTGTTTAGCCTGAGCGTCAGTCTTCTAACTATGATGTCGATGTTGAAAATTTGGCTGGGCGTGTTTTTTAAACCTTCGCCACACTTTAGCCAATATCCAAAACCTCGTAGTTGGAAGTACTTCGTCGTGCCTCTTCTCATTCTGAATTTCTGGACCGTACTGATGGGGCTTTATGCCAATGAGGTATTTGTAGTCGCACAAAGTATTGCCGCCGAACTTCATCCTGAACGGAAGAATCCTTTATGA
- a CDS encoding Na+/H+ antiporter subunit E has protein sequence MKKIRISMEIAIFFVHDFFIAVLHVAAALFRSNEHLQPVIVRMPTRLKNHRALWILSFIISLTPGSLVVDISRDQAILYIHFFHAPRPEDALKTLKSRYEERLLELFQQRNS, from the coding sequence ATGAAAAAAATTAGAATCTCTATGGAAATTGCCATTTTTTTTGTACACGATTTTTTTATTGCAGTCCTTCATGTGGCGGCCGCTCTCTTTCGCTCAAATGAACATTTGCAACCGGTCATTGTGCGTATGCCGACTCGCCTGAAGAATCACCGGGCTCTGTGGATACTATCGTTCATAATTTCTCTGACACCGGGATCGCTGGTCGTGGACATCTCGCGGGACCAGGCGATTTTGTACATTCACTTCTTTCATGCCCCTCGACCCGAAGACGCACTCAAAACACTCAAAAGCCGTTATGAGGAACGACTTTTAGAACTGTTTCAACAAAGGAACTCATGA
- a CDS encoding monovalent cation/H+ antiporter complex subunit F — translation MMITALSIILFAALILGCLRLLLGPSRADRAIVFDLLTAILIAVTVIIAIALDDVRAMSLVIVLSILSFIGTSLFAYHIEKTKETE, via the coding sequence ATGATGATCACTGCTCTCTCGATCATTCTTTTCGCCGCATTAATTCTTGGTTGCCTGCGTTTGCTTTTAGGTCCCTCCCGAGCTGATCGAGCAATCGTTTTCGATCTGTTGACGGCAATTCTTATTGCCGTCACAGTAATTATCGCTATCGCGTTGGACGATGTCAGGGCCATGAGCTTGGTGATCGTTCTTTCAATTCTTTCTTTTATAGGCACGTCCCTTTTTGCCTACCATATCGAAAAGACCAAGGAGACCGAATGA
- a CDS encoding monovalent cation/H(+) antiporter subunit G: protein MNFLADFVLLLGAIAILLAALGAIKFPDTLTRIAAITKASTLGAVCFCLGGALYFSELEVVLLLLASSLILALGIPVSSHLISRSRVREGSKIHPLFLRRNDHEKDFIEK from the coding sequence ATGAACTTCCTTGCCGACTTTGTATTACTCTTAGGTGCCATCGCAATACTGTTAGCCGCCTTAGGAGCTATTAAATTTCCCGATACTTTAACCCGCATCGCTGCGATCACAAAGGCATCGACACTCGGTGCCGTCTGCTTCTGTTTGGGCGGTGCTTTGTATTTTTCTGAACTTGAAGTCGTATTGTTATTGCTAGCATCTTCACTCATCCTCGCACTGGGAATTCCGGTGAGTTCTCATCTGATCAGTCGCAGTCGAGTGCGTGAAGGCTCGAAAATTCATCCGCTTTTTTTACGTCGCAACGATCACGAAAAAGATTTTATCGAGAAGTAA
- a CDS encoding sodium:proton antiporter encodes MIIALLFAASMWLVLSKDWLRLIIGISLLGHATNLYILKSGSRTDILPQALILTAIVIGLAIQTVLLVFAYFAQRSEKLTDLDEMKEDE; translated from the coding sequence GTGATTATTGCTCTTCTATTTGCCGCTAGTATGTGGCTTGTATTATCCAAAGACTGGCTTCGTCTAATCATAGGAATTTCTTTATTGGGTCACGCCACCAACTTGTATATTCTTAAAAGCGGGTCGCGCACTGATATCTTACCGCAGGCCTTAATACTCACAGCCATTGTTATTGGCTTGGCGATCCAAACAGTTCTTTTGGTGTTTGCCTATTTTGCACAGAGATCTGAGAAGCTGACTGACCTAGATGAAATGAAAGAGGACGAATGA